From the Candidatus Rokuibacteriota bacterium genome, the window GGCGGCCGACCCGGCGTGACGCATAGAGCACCGCCGCGTACTCCGCGTACGGCTGCACCTTCATGCCGAAGCCGCCGCCCACGTCGTACGTCAGCACGCGGAGCCGCGGAGGGGGGATCTTGAACACGCTCTCGGCAAGGAGCTTTCGCACCACCGCGACGCCCTGCGTGCCCGCGATCAGCGTGTAGCGCTGCGCCGCCGCGTCCCACTGCCCGATGGCGGCGCGCGGCTCCAGCGCCGAGGGGGCCAGGCGCGTGTCGAGCAGCCGGACGCGCTCGACGTGCGCGGCACGCCCGAATGCCGAATCGACCGCGGCCGCGTCGCCGTCGGTCCAGTCGAGCGCGACGTTGTCCGGCGTCTCGGGCCAGATCGGCTGCGCCCCCGGGGCCACGGCGCGTTCGACGTCGGCGGAGGCCGGCAGCTCGGCCAGCTCGACGATGACGGCCTCCACGGCGTCCCGCGCCTGGGCGGCGGTCTCCGCCACCACGATCGCGATGGACTCGCCGACGTAGCGCACGCGATCGACCGCGAGCGCCGGCATGGCGGCGCCGAACATCCGCGTCCCGCCGCGCCCCGGCAACGACGCCAGGGGCGGGATCGCCCCCAGCCCGTCCGCGGCCAGGTCCCGCCCCGTGAACACGCCGATGACGCCTGGCATCTTCAGGGCTCTCGATACCTCCGTCCCGCGGAGCTCCGCGTGCGCGACCTGCGCCCGCACGAACGCGGCATGCGCCTGCCCGGGCACGTCGATGTCATCGGTGAACCGCCCGCGCCCGGTGAGCAGCGGTTCGTCCTCGCTGCGCAGGGCGTCTCGGTCGCTGCCGAATCGCAGCAGGGTGTCGCTCATCGTCCTCCTCCGTCCGAGCACAGGTGATTGACAGCGCGCCTGCGGGCCGAGTATAAGTATGGGCGCTGGCTGTGGTCAATTATCACCTTTCGACCCCAACGCTGGCCGACCGACACACGGCTCCGCCGCCGGGGGGCGTGGCCGAGAGCCGAACGCCGCACGCACCAGCACGCCCCGGCGATCACGGCGGCGCTCAGCGAAAGGAGGCGTGATGCGTATGATCAGCGACTGGATCCATAGACCTGTGCGAGGCCTCGGCCTCCTGCTGGCCGCCGTCGGCCTCGCCACCCCTGGCGCGGTGGCCGCTCAGGGCGAACCGATCAAGATTGGCCTCCTCCCGCCGGTGACCGGGCCCCTGGCGACGCCGGGCCGGGACATGGTCGACGGCTTCAAGCTTTTCTGGGAGCAGGCGGGCTACAGGGCGGGCGGGCGGAAGGTCGAGATCGTCATCGCCGACACGACCTGCAACCCCGACCAGGCCCTGACCCAGGCGCGCCGCGTCGTGCACCAGGAGAAGGTGCACTTCATGGTGGGCCCGCTCTGCGGTCACGAGGGGCCGGCGGTGGCGCAGGTCAGCAAGGAGACCGGCGTGCCGCTCGTCATGGACCCGGCCGGCGCGGACACCATGACCAAGTGGAACCGCACGCCGACCGTGGTGCGGACGGCGGTGTCGGCGAGCCAGATCGGGCATCCGTGGGGCGACTACATGTACCGGGAGCTCGGCCTCCGCAACGTGACCTTCATCGGACAGGACTACACGTGGGGCCACGAGGTCACCCTCGGCGCCGTGCGCACCTTCACCGAGCTCGGCGGCAAGGTCGCCAAGATCATCTGGAACCCGATCGGGACCCGCGACTACGGCCCCACCATCGCGGCGATCCCGGCCGACACCGACGCCGTGTCGGCGGTGGTCGTGGGTGTCGACCGCGTGCGGCTCTTCGAGGCCTGGTTCAACTTCGGGATGGACAAGAAGAAGAAGATCTACGGCGGCTACTGGCTGCACCAGGACGTCCTGCCGCAGATGGACGACCGCGCCATCGGGCTCGTCGGCAACTCGCTCATCTACGCGGCAGGCCTGGAGACGCCGGAGAACAAGGCTTTCGTCGACGCCTTCGCGAAGAAGTACAAGCGGCTGCCCTCCTGGTTCGCGGAGTGCGCCTACACCGCCGGCCTCTGGACC encodes:
- a CDS encoding penicillin-binding protein activator, which encodes MRMISDWIHRPVRGLGLLLAAVGLATPGAVAAQGEPIKIGLLPPVTGPLATPGRDMVDGFKLFWEQAGYRAGGRKVEIVIADTTCNPDQALTQARRVVHQEKVHFMVGPLCGHEGPAVAQVSKETGVPLVMDPAGADTMTKWNRTPTVVRTAVSASQIGHPWGDYMYRELGLRNVTFIGQDYTWGHEVTLGAVRTFTELGGKVAKIIWNPIGTRDYGPTIAAIPADTDAVSAVVVGVDRVRLFEAWFNFGMDKKKKIYGGYWLHQDVLPQMDDRAIGLVGNSLIYAAGLETPENKAFVDAFAKKYKRLPSWFAECAYTAGLWTKTAIDAINGKVEDRAAFLNAMRTVRINAPRGPVRLDEYDNPIQNVYLSKIQKIKHPELGEVLTNVPFKTYPAVSQFWKLTPEEFLKRGPYKR